AACAGCACAAACCAAACCTTTAGTAACACATACATTTGACACTGgttttgtctgattttttttaacagggGTTGCTGGTTGACCTTTGACCTATTTAaacctttaacattttttaaagctgaagcAGCACAAAGATAAGAACTGATTGGCACCAATTTTGTTTACTTCCattaaggtgtgtgtgtgtgtgagtgtgtgtgttggggagGAGGGGTGGTTGACCTTTGACGACCTCTGgaaacctttattaatatctttaaaatgatAATAGCACAAACCAAAATTTCAGCAGCACAATCGTTAGATGCcaattttctttgatttgaatAAGTTTGTGGCCTGCCATCTGTGTGACTCCCTTCACAAGGAAGGAAGCTGCATGAGATCATTattaaagaagctggctgctcAGATTGTTGTAtctaagcatattaatggaaagtttagtggaaagAAAAGGTTTAGTACaaaaggattgtgaagcaaagtctTTTGAAGAGTTTGGGGGAGCTTGGACAGCAGGCGGAGTCAGAGCATCAAGAGCTACACAATGGGACTCAGTACATGGACTACAACTGTCACATTCTTTGTGTTAGGCTCTCCTGAACCAGACACAGCATGAGAAGCTTCTAATCTGTGCTTGGGAGAAAAAAGGGTTGAACTGCTGCTCAGTTTACTCAGATGAAAgctaattttgtattttatttggaaatcaagagctggaggaagagtggagaggcacagaatcaacATGTGAACAGTAAATGACAATTTGAGGTTTCATGTCGTCTTCTAGTGTTGGTCCAATAGTTTTTCTGAAGTCGAAAGTCAACACGACCGTTTACCAGGGAATTTTAAAGCACTTCATGACCTCTTCTGCTGACAGTCTTTATAGAGATGctggtttcattttccagcaggacttggtactggCCTACAGTACCAACAGCTGGTTtagtgaccatggtgttacgatgcttgattggccagcaaacgtTTGGTTGAGCTTTGGTCTCAGGGGCTCAGACGTTCTCAGTCTTAAGATTTCGCACTTGGAAAGGAGTCATCTGAGGTGTTTCGGACATCTGATCAGGATACCTGCGGATCTCTTTCCTTTGGAGGTTTCCCGGCCACATCGAACTAGGTAGAGACTCTGGAATAAAACCAAACCTCATTGGAGGGGCTATATTTCAGTTCCACTGAAACGCTGTCTTAGTCTCCCTCCTGGGCCTGGACATCCTCTGTCTTTTTAGGaggttttctgcatgttttgccATCCTAGGGTGGCACAGGAAAGTTCATAAGAATCAACCAAACATAAAGATGGGTAAAGAGGAAAAAGTGCTAACTAGTACAGCATCTGTGCAGACTCACATTGTAGTACATTAGTGAAGATGTTAAAAAAGTTAGAATGATTTACAAAGGTAAATGAAATAGTTATTCAAATAAGCACAAACCTGTGAACAGCAGTGAACcaatggcaaaaacaaacataatacAAGGCAGCAACAAACTATATCGGTTTCTTAATGATCCACTCCTGCAGACAACGTCACTCGTTAAGCTTCCTTCTTGGACCAAGGTTTGGCTTTCAGAGCATCTGTTTGAGAaaagagaaatacattttagtcTTCTCCTGACAAATTCAAACATATGCTCTGCCTTTAAGGAGCTGTCACATTTTAGATTCCAAGCTGTTCACATGTTTTCCAGCCATCATTATTCTCTAAAGAGGCTGGAACATAAAAACCAAATGTAATCTGGTCTTTCTGCTGTCAGTGATGATAAGGACAGGCTGGGTGACTGAGACCCCTGATGTATAGCTTGTGATAAGGAGCCTGAGGAGATCTTCCAATAATGACTCTTCAGTTTAGTCCTCATAGTAAACAACTCTTCAGACTCCTGCAGTTCCTCTGCAGCAGTACAGTCCAGCAGAGGGCGATAGTAGCTCAGTGGTAGAGAGCTCATTATTGGTTACTGGTGTAGGAGTAAGGCTAGAGAAGGACTGTTAATAGAGTCTACACATGAAACAGGAGACCCTGGAAGGTCAACATCTGTCCCACAACTGTAGAGcctagaagtaaaaaaaaaagtggaataCAGGGAAGGTTTATTTAACGTATGCCGTCTGAGAGAAAACACAAGAAAGACAACAGGACAAAAATGAAGACAGACTGTGTtcaaattcaggggctgcatcctgtGAAGGACCTGGTCAACATAGACCAGGTCCTTCACAGGCTGAGAAGACTGGAAGTGATCAGCTGTTAAATAAGACGGTGAAATAAGACCTTCACCAGCTGTTCCTGCCCTTACCTGATGCTTAGCAACCATGACAGCGTGAAGCGTTTTgctctgtttgctttttttgttaatttaaccCAATACGCTGATGACAAATAAGATTTCCAGTTTATTAGCAAAATGTATAACTTTAACACTTACATATAAACTTTCTGAGCAAACagaatatattaaatatttctatgcaaatgccagcaacatttttacatttaaaagtgtATTCCTGTTCTGCTGAACAGGCTGAACCTGGATTTAAACATCATAATGCTGGTCTAATTATgaataaacttttcaaacagGTATAGCTCATTTCTACATCAAGGAATAAAGATGAAGGAGTTATTCATTCCTAAATATACTCTTCAGCCTTACAGTCAGACATTAAAGTGAAATATATTGATGTTGTTCTGGATTctcatttaaaatgtgaaaaacaagttaaaatagTGAGCAGAGTAGCTAAAACAGACCTTACTTACATTTAAACTAATTAAAGTTTTTCTACCATTTCATGCTGCAAATAGTTTCATGCATTCTTTGATTCTCTcccatttatttcatttcattttattttatttattacatttcatttttatttttattttatttaattgatttaatttccctttgggattactaaaatatttttgaattgaattgaattaagttaCTGTGTCACCTCCTGGTCTCCAGCGACAGCAATCCAAATTTTGgacagaaaacctgttagatttCATCTTTGCCATGTtcttaaaaaactaaatatgtgTTTGAATGTTTGAGTGGTCGGACTCCTCAGGGGCTCAATGACCTTATGGTTCCTCTCAGATATGTAGGTTTAGTAACTCCTAGTGCATCCAGCAAAAAACTGTAATACATTTTGGTGTGTAAttggagtctgtaggaatgTAGAACaattgaatttagtctctccaggtgctgagttgtattttgtttgattcatatttttcagtccgttcatCATCCGttatgttttttgaactgttacgtcacagtatttccTGCAGAACAGCTGAATAAGGTCAAGGACTTCCTGCTGATCAATTTCACAtatctgccatttttatttctacctGCACCTTTGTAGTCCAAACTCAAGTATCCCTACCctgaaagaggataagttcggttcagttgttgggtgtattaacccacacaattcattacaccgtccccaagcatcagaacctcttcaaagtgtctggttatattttattgctcatggaaatgttcccacatcagtaggAGTACCTTCAGCAACCTCCCACAGtgtcaagaaggatttgctgaaatacATCTGATTAAGGGAtaagttccttctgtctatggaaacaacgGACACAACAAAGTGTTAAGCTGCAAATAGCACAGAAATGgcaataaactttattttagacattaactTATTGTGGATTGTTATGATGTCCTGGCCATTTTTCTGATAGCAGTAGCCTCGTGCCTCCTGCTAATGTTAGCGCTGTGTTCTCCGGGTATAGCGAGCCTCGACCGCCTGGGCGGCTGACAGCTGGTGAGGCGAGGAGGCAATAGGGCCAATAACGGAGATCTCTGATTACGTCGGAGTACTTTTGCAATTAAGCAGATCATTTAGGcttacacagctacattcttGCCTGAAAACATCAGAAACGTTTCTTTTGTGCCACAGAAAGTGTAATATATCCAAGTTTTGGCCCCTCTCTTCCACCATTGGAAGAGAGGGGCTGTTTGAGCAAACTGCCTCGActtgcaatgaatcatgggataggatGGGCCACAAAGTATATACTGGACTCATCCTTTAAATATCTGGAAACTGGTTGGCCGTATTTGTAGGAATCTTCATTCATTTTAGAGATTGGGGGCAGCTTTGAGGGGGCCGAGGCGTTGCATCGCCTTTAATGTGAATAACATAACGTACATAGTGACTGTAAAGTTGGTGCGTATTTTTAATCACAACCATTAGATCAAGTGGAAAAGTAGCTTGTAACAAGAGTCTGTCttttgaaaacagaaataatttctaTAACAAACTGCAGCACTCATGAATATGAAGCAGCTCTTTTTCCACAGAGAGGAGTGGACAGgtatttctctgtgtttatcagTGGTAAAGTTTGTTATTAGTGAGATAAACAGCTTCTCTCTGTATGTTGCTCTCTCATCACCACTGTTCACACATCTGACTGCATCAGCACCTTTTATTCAAGTCCATGTGGACTGCAGGGTTCACGTGGACTGCAGATTACACATGGACTGCAGATTACACATGGACTGCAGGGTTCACATGGACTACAGGGTTCACATGGACTGCAGGGTTCACATGGACTGCAGATTACACATGGACTGCAGATTACACATGGACTGCAGATTACACATGGACTGCAGATTACACATGGACTGCAGGGTTCACATGGACTGCAGATTACACATGGATTGCAGGGTTCACATGGACTGCAGATTACACATGGACTGCAGGGTTCACATGGACTGCAGATTACACATGGATTGCAGGGTTCACATGGACTGCAGATTACACATGGACTGCAGATTACACATGGACTGCAGATTACACATGGACTGCAGATTACACATGGACTGCAGGGTTCACATGGACTACAGGGTTCACATGGACTGCAGGGTTCACATGGACTGCAGATTACACATGGACTGCAGATTACACATGGACTGCAGATTACACATGGACTGCAGGGTTCACATGGACTGCAGGGTTCACATGGACTGCAGGGTTCACATggactgatggactgcaggGTTGCCATGGACTGCAGATGTGGAGCAACAGGCAGAGGCGAGGAGCCAGTCAGATCActaatttttaaaacaactgaatgTTTGTCTGACTTGTAACATAACAAGTTATTAATATGTAAAGGTAACATCAGCTCATGGTATTTGGAAGCACGTAGCCTGTTAATTGATGTGGGACGTTTCTTATGAAGTTGGGAACCATTAACAGGTCTTAATGAGAATTACTCTTCGCCTCAGAGTTTTCCAAAGTGAGCCTCCTTTCAGTCACTCACAAGCAGAAGCGAAACTGAAGAGCAGTTTGTTGAGTTCCAGGCTATCAGTCAGGTCATTGTGAGTAGGAAGAGGAGGTGATTAAACCACAGCAAACCCCAGTTTGTTGGAATGATCCAGATGCCAGAAGTTACTCTGCTGAGTTTGTGTCCCttctcttcttctccttcttctctGTCTGCATCTTCTCCACATAGCCATCATACCTGCCATCTGTCCTCAGTGCTGTTGCAAAGTGCTGCTGCCTTTTGGGACCAGCAAAATAATGGCAGACTACTAATGAGCTTAATTTATTTGCTGCTTTAGTGAATCACACTACACATGTTAAATTAACATCTTTGGACCCACTCCTTCCAGAAATTGACAACTCTGCGCTGAAACAGCCAGTACTACAAATTCATTGAGCCACCAACGTTTCACCAGACCCAGAAAGAAAGACGCCATTCCGGCTGGGGACCAGGGGCAACCATACAGTTCAAAGTGGTTATGGGTTTACGACTACCTTGCAAGGCCGATCAGGGGCATAACACTGGTGGGTCAGTTTCAACCCCCCATTCTGAGTCAGGACCTTCCAGTTAAGTCGTGATGCATAATAAACACATGGAGTGAAAGGATGATCTAAAAGGTGCTGTCATCTTACTTTGTCCACAGAGTGCAGTTCACCCCATGTAGAGAAAAGGATCCTTCCTGACAGACTTCACACACTGTATCATGTTTGCTGGTTCCTGAAAAATAACAGACAAagtttaacacaaaaacacatcagCTGTTATTAAGAGTTTTAAATCACTGTGAAATAATTCAGTCTCACCAGGTTGTTTTATTCTCTGTCCAGGATCACACACTGAATGtttctctgctgtgctacatCCTGTACTATCTGCTAAACTTTTGCAGAAATATCCGCTTAAAACATCACAAACTGTGTCTGATGTTGGTGTGCAGTTCTGCTTGGCAAAGAGGCCAACCCCTAAAAAGTACAAACACTCATTATCATTATTTTAGATGTAATTAATCATCCTGTCTTATTAATTTCACCAAATATTTTCCACCTGATCGTACCTGGGTCACAGAAGGAGCAGGGGAGACACCTGGTCAGGCCGTTGGGTTGGTTCATGTAGGTTCCCGTGTCACAGGGGACGCAACGTGTTCCTGACTGAATCGTGCAGTCTCTGCCAACTATAGTTCctataaaaaaaacaggacaattatttaactaattaatgaatttgtatttaagacTTTAAGTAAAGTTAAAGAGAGATTGTTTTTGAAGTGGGATTATACAGAGGTTATATCAGTAGTCAACATCTTCCCTGCAGCAGACAGCAGTCAGAGAGACATCTCTGGCGAAGGAAACAAGAAATTATCATTAGAAGTCAGACTAATGTTTTTATCTGACTAAATTTCTCTGATGTTTTTTACTTCATACAAGAGAAAATGCTGGCTGTGTCTCAGTGGAGAAGAGTAGCCATCTGACAGAGAGTTGTGTGTTGGCTGTTCAGCCTCCCCTGCCACATGTCAAAGTGTCCTTCAGCAAGACAATAAAGTCCGAGTTATCTTCTCATACTGACTATCAGTGtatgtttttgcaaataagTAAATGAGACTCAGCGGAAAAGCACTTTGAGCAGTTGGTATGACTCTAAAAGCGCTGCATTCGTTCAGTTTGTTctctctttaaaaaagaaattcctttattatttttttctttctggggAAATAAGAAGATAGCTCTGTTTGCCAGATATTACAGAGGACTAACTGTTGAACAATGATGACTGGAGGAATACATCCTTGGTTCTCACCCTGTGCTATCATTAGCTCTGATGGTACCTGGTCTACCTTCATTAGTTCACTGAACAAATGTCTTAACTTTGCATTCAATTTTCAAACAATACAGGCTAATAAAAGTGTGTTTTCTCTATTCTGTATGATCACACAACATAAGAACATCTTGAATACAGGAGATTGcgtagtatagtatagtatagtatagtatagtatagtatagtatagtatagtatagtatagtatagtatagtatagtatagtatagtatggactatcaggatgtccacaaaatgcagttaaaagccatcagctgattcaaaatgctgcagcaagagttctgatgaaaattaaaaagagagatcatatttctcctactttagcttcccttcattggctccctgttaaatccagaatagaatttagaatccatcatacatcagagatctgattgttccatatgttcctaacagagcacttcgttctcagactgcaggtttactggttgttcctagagtctctagaagtagaatgggaagcagatcctttagttatcaggctcttctcctgtggaaccagctcccggttttggtccgtgaggcagacaccccgtctaattttaaggctaggcttaaaactttcctttttgataaagcttatagttagagtggcttaggttatcagggagggagccttaagaatggacacc
This DNA window, taken from Girardinichthys multiradiatus isolate DD_20200921_A chromosome 1, DD_fGirMul_XY1, whole genome shotgun sequence, encodes the following:
- the LOC124874605 gene encoding tumor necrosis factor receptor superfamily member 14-like: MWSMLIILVGFALIESDSNCRPKEYRTSDGQCCPMCHEGTIVGRDCTIQSGTRCVPCDTGTYMNQPNGLTRCLPCSFCDPGVGLFAKQNCTPTSDTVCDVLSGYFCKSLADSTGCSTAEKHSVCDPGQRIKQPGTSKHDTVCEVCQEGSFSLHGVNCTLWTKCSESQTLVQEGSLTSDVVCRSGSLRNRYSLLLPCIMFVFAIGSLLFTGWQNMQKTS